CTAAGGTATTTGGAATGAGAGGGGGATGTCACCAATACAAGCAAGCATCTTCTTTTACTGGGAGCCAAGTTACTTGTGTCATTTTCTCCAGGTGTTCCCACACAGAGTATTTTCTTTTACTGggtgtttgttttatgtctaTCTGATATAGGATCATTCAACAAACCAAACTGAACTGTCTGTCAAAATACAGCAGTCCACTCTCTCAACTATGTTAGGCTGGTGTTGGagccattcattcatttagatcatttttgaaatgtaataaaaactGATTGTTGCTTTCAGGTATTAAATACTATCCTTGGATTCCAAACACCTGATCAGACATAGCTGAAGGTCTGGAAACAAGCAAAAGAATTATTGAGGCAGTTCAAATAAATCATTACTAGAGTTGATCAGTTTTTGTTGAATACAATATGATTATTTACACCATAGGAGGAAAAAACATACTGttgctcacaaacacagagtttcactaaattaaaaaaaacaatcaaaaaactTTGTTCTAAATTTTGTATGAACTGAATTGATTAGTTAAGGTAAGGCAAATATCTTGtgttaaaccccccaaaaatagAATAACTCTCACTTCTGTCTCAGTCCAGGAGAATGGTGCTTCAAACATTTTGTGACAAAATGTTCAGAAAATATGCACCAATGTAAGGTAAGGCTATTACTGTTTTCATCCTTAAAAAAGCACACTCAGTTCACAAGATTTTAGTCAGATGTGTGAAAATCTTAAGGagcttttgtttaatttttttcgTTCTAAGACAGTAAACAAAAGGATTTACAAGACATGGACCGAGGACTGCACCAATTACCAAACCTTGGCGTTCCTCAAGAGTTAATACCACGCCAAACCTGGTGAAGATTATGTGAACAAACGCAGGACAGTAATGACAAATTACACAAATTAAGTGACTCAGAAGAGTGCtccccattttctttttttcattatttgaaGATAATTTTACAAAAAGTAAGATTCCACAATATGAAAGACAAATGAAAAcgaaagtgaaaaataaaataaaaaacattataaTGGCAGCGTCATTGAAATATTTCTCTGGGTTAACACAGGTGGTTCGTATTATAGCAGCAAAGTCACAGAAGCTGTATTTCAGCCTTGAACTGCAGTGTGGGAGGGGGACAACTGTTGCAGGCATATAACACATAAAACACCAGTTAACAAACCACATGATAAATGTAAGAACAAGAACACGTGTGTTTGTTAAATAAGTGTGATACTGGAACGGATAAATTATTGCAATGAATCTATCCAATGCCATAAATGCTAAAACAAACGACTCCATCGATGTTCCCAAagtgaaaacacacatttgaatTAAACACTCCACATAGGATATAGTATTAACACCTGCAAGTAGAACCCCAATCATTGTTGGACTGGAACTGGAGGTGTACATTATATCAACAACAGCAAGGTTGCAAATCATAAGATACATTGGTTTATGTAACTGCTTGTCAGAAATAATAAACATGATATTTGCCATATTGGCAAGAACAGCAAGAAGATACGTTATTAGTATAGCCACACCAACAGCAATAGGTCTACTGAGTGTGTCAAAACCACCTATAATAAAGTGTGTTACATTGATTGAAGCATTCTGTAAAGACATATTGTTTTGAagttgaagaagaagaaggaaaaaagcaaagcaaatatGGATAAAGTACGTGGTAAATCTTCTTCTTTATAAGACTTCACAAACACCTCTGAGCTCAGTCAAATACCTTTGCTTTTACTGGGCAATATttaaacttttcattttaaGGCTTTGAAAGAACAGTTAGTTTCAATTGGACACCTCCCTCTTCCAATCAAATTAGACATAAGAATGTGAAATGTCTTTATTGCATCAGATATTGCAAAAAGATGATATCATCCCCTCAATGGCAGGATAAAAGTTGCAAAGGTAATGCTCGCATGATTACAATaacccagtggttcccaaactttttgcCACAATAAAGTTGGATTGGAAGTAAATGTT
The window above is part of the Pelmatolapia mariae isolate MD_Pm_ZW linkage group LG14, Pm_UMD_F_2, whole genome shotgun sequence genome. Proteins encoded here:
- the LOC134641552 gene encoding olfactory receptor 52E4-like, producing the protein MSLQNASINVTHFIIGGFDTLSRPIAVGVAILITYLLAVLANMANIMFIISDKQLHKPMYLMICNLAVVDIMYTSSSSPTMIGVLLAGVNTISYVECLIQMCVFTLGTSMESFVLAFMALDRFIAIIYPFQYHTYLTNTRVLVLTFIMWFVNWCFMCYMPATVVPLPHCSSRLKYSFCDFAAIIRTTCVNPEKYFNDAAIIMFFILFFTFVFICLSYCGILLFVKLSSNNEKKKMGSTLLSHLICVICHYCPAFVHIIFTRFGVVLTLEERQGLVIGAVLGPCLVNPFVYCLRTKKIKQKLLKIFTHLTKIL